In Aureibaculum algae, the following are encoded in one genomic region:
- a CDS encoding glycosyltransferase, translating to MNILILTSNNPYKNSGIIAYNLYKSLKEKEHLVTIIVAEHEKHIEEDIISINSSLDILIHKIKRKSRKIIKSIFSFKKKGIKLNNIYAINDYDNSKQNYSTKSILRKLKTKPDAILYLFPNKFLNLENLYELNKATGAPIYWYLMDPAALTGGCHYFWDCNRYITGCGKCPGMYSNDVNDQSALNIEFKKKYIDKTDIHLLAGTERLLKQSKESLLFKSKPVHKLMLPVDDKVFKPLINNNNVRSQFDIPNGIKVLFFGSTFIEEIRKGMSYLVKALKFVQEQNKDLELILLIAGNNIDSIKAELPFEYRYVNMLKNNEELASAFQAADFYICPSIEDAGPFMINQSVMSGTPVISFEMGIANDLVIPNRTGFLAELKNTNDLGNKIIEAMSLNDKELLEMSTNCRNLGLELLSQSVFVANVEKIFINKQ from the coding sequence ATGAATATACTAATTTTAACTTCAAATAATCCTTATAAAAATTCAGGTATAATTGCATATAATTTGTACAAGAGTTTAAAAGAAAAGGAACATTTAGTTACGATAATTGTTGCTGAACATGAAAAACATATTGAAGAGGATATTATTAGTATTAATAGCTCATTGGATATATTAATTCACAAAATTAAAAGAAAATCAAGAAAGATTATAAAAAGTATATTTTCTTTCAAAAAAAAAGGAATAAAATTGAATAATATTTATGCGATAAATGACTATGACAATTCTAAACAAAATTATAGTACCAAAAGTATTTTAAGAAAATTAAAGACAAAACCAGATGCTATATTGTATTTATTTCCTAATAAATTTTTAAACCTCGAAAATCTGTATGAATTGAATAAAGCTACAGGAGCTCCAATTTATTGGTATTTAATGGATCCAGCTGCACTGACAGGTGGATGTCATTATTTCTGGGATTGTAATAGATATATTACAGGCTGTGGTAAATGTCCCGGAATGTATTCAAATGATGTGAATGATCAATCGGCACTAAATATAGAATTTAAGAAAAAATATATAGATAAAACGGACATTCATCTATTGGCAGGAACTGAAAGGCTGTTGAAGCAATCAAAAGAGAGTTTGCTATTTAAAAGCAAGCCTGTACATAAGCTTATGTTACCAGTTGATGATAAAGTTTTTAAACCACTGATAAATAACAATAATGTTAGAAGTCAATTCGATATACCTAATGGAATAAAAGTATTATTTTTCGGATCTACATTTATAGAAGAAATAAGGAAGGGAATGAGCTATTTAGTAAAAGCTCTAAAATTTGTTCAAGAACAAAATAAAGATTTAGAACTTATCCTTTTAATAGCAGGCAATAATATAGATAGTATTAAAGCTGAATTGCCGTTTGAATACAGATATGTCAACATGCTTAAAAATAATGAAGAGTTGGCATCGGCTTTTCAGGCTGCCGACTTTTATATATGTCCTTCAATTGAAGATGCAGGCCCTTTTATGATTAATCAATCCGTAATGAGCGGCACTCCTGTTATTTCTTTTGAAATGGGTATTGCTAATGATCTTGTAATTCCAAATAGAACTGGTTTTTTGGCGGAGCTAAAAAACACCAATGATTTGGGAAATAAAATTATAGAAGCAATGTCTTTAAACGATAAAGAATTACTTGAAATGTCAACAAATTGTAGAAATTTGGGATTAGAATTATTGAGTCAGAGCGTTTTTGTAGCTAATGTGGAAAAAATTTTTATTAACAAACAGTAA